A window of the Deltaproteobacteria bacterium genome harbors these coding sequences:
- the thiL gene encoding thiamine-phosphate kinase, producing the protein MPLPRAQTLKALGEFGFLDRLLPTLGRRRDVIVGPGDDCAVVRCGSRRLLITTDALVEEVHFERGWLTPVQLGRRSLLVNLSDIAAMGGRPTACVISVGVPPNFPVRDLLAIHNGIKSAGRAAGVAVVGGNVTGAAHLFISVTVLGEAGRRIITRAGARAGDEIYVTGTLGDAALGVRQLRQGQRTGVAVRRYREPQARLTAGAVLAQHNLASAMIDISDGLLQDLGHIAAASRCGAVVEVDRLPYASALRRLPPAQALQLALRGGDDYELLFIVPARRVAALEQLRRRLGCRVTRIGRCLPRRFGVELEGAGREVHVRGGGGWDHFAS; encoded by the coding sequence ATGCCGCTGCCGCGTGCCCAAACACTCAAAGCCCTCGGTGAGTTCGGCTTCCTCGATCGGCTGCTGCCGACCTTGGGACGCCGGCGAGATGTCATCGTCGGGCCGGGCGACGATTGCGCGGTGGTACGCTGCGGCTCGCGGCGGCTGCTCATCACCACCGATGCACTAGTAGAAGAGGTCCACTTCGAGCGCGGCTGGCTGACGCCCGTGCAGCTGGGGCGGCGCAGCCTCCTGGTCAATCTCAGCGACATCGCGGCCATGGGTGGCCGGCCGACCGCTTGCGTCATCAGCGTGGGCGTGCCGCCGAATTTTCCGGTGCGGGATTTGTTGGCAATCCATAACGGCATCAAATCCGCGGGGCGTGCCGCCGGTGTGGCAGTTGTCGGCGGCAACGTCACCGGCGCGGCACACCTGTTCATTTCGGTCACGGTTCTCGGCGAAGCCGGCCGGCGCATCATCACCCGCGCCGGCGCGCGCGCGGGCGATGAGATCTATGTCACCGGCACGTTGGGTGACGCCGCTCTCGGTGTGCGGCAGCTGCGCCAGGGCCAGCGCACCGGCGTCGCGGTGCGGCGCTACCGCGAGCCGCAAGCGCGGCTCACTGCCGGCGCGGTGTTGGCCCAACACAACCTCGCCTCAGCTATGATCGACATCAGCGACGGCCTGCTGCAAGACCTCGGGCACATCGCCGCGGCCAGCCGCTGCGGCGCTGTGGTCGAGGTCGATCGGCTGCCATATGCGAGCGCGCTGCGGCGCCTGCCGCCGGCGCAAGCCCTGCAGCTGGCGCTGCGCGGCGGTGACGACTATGAACTCCTCTTCATCGTGCCGGCGCGCCGGGTTGCGGCACTGGAGCAATTGCGCCGGCGGCTGGGCTGCCGCGTGACCCGCATCGGCCGCTGTCTTCCCCGGCGCTTCGGCGTCGAACTCGAAGGCGCCGGTCGCGAAGTGCACGTCCGCGGTGGCGGCGGCTGGGACCATTTTGCCTCATGA
- the larB gene encoding nickel pincer cofactor biosynthesis protein LarB translates to MNPNRLRELLEQVRHGALSPDQALVQLKGMPFEDLGFAKIDHHRALRKGFPEVIFGAGKTAAQIAEIALRLGQGEQNVLITRLEAATAAAVSAALPELLYNEHARVATLLRHPVEITGRGTILVVCAGTSDLPVAEEAALTAELLGNRVERLHDVGVAGIHRLLARQELLNRASVVIVVAGMEGALPSVVGGLVGVPVIAVPTSIGYGASFGGLAALLAMLNSCAAGITVVNIDNGFGAGVAASLINRAVAGDK, encoded by the coding sequence ATGAACCCCAATCGCTTGCGAGAGCTGCTGGAACAAGTCCGCCACGGGGCGCTGAGCCCTGACCAGGCGCTGGTACAGCTCAAGGGAATGCCGTTCGAGGACCTCGGCTTCGCCAAGATCGACCATCACCGCGCGCTGCGCAAAGGGTTTCCCGAAGTGATCTTCGGCGCCGGCAAGACCGCCGCGCAGATCGCCGAGATCGCGCTGCGCCTGGGCCAGGGCGAGCAGAACGTGCTGATCACGCGGCTGGAGGCGGCGACCGCGGCGGCGGTGTCGGCGGCGCTGCCCGAGCTGCTTTACAACGAACACGCGCGGGTGGCGACGCTGCTGCGCCACCCGGTGGAAATCACCGGGCGCGGCACGATTCTCGTCGTCTGCGCCGGCACTTCCGACCTGCCCGTTGCCGAAGAGGCGGCGCTGACCGCCGAGCTGCTCGGCAACCGTGTCGAGCGCCTCCACGACGTCGGCGTCGCCGGTATCCATCGCTTGCTCGCCCGGCAGGAGTTGCTCAACCGCGCCAGCGTGGTGATCGTGGTCGCGGGCATGGAGGGCGCGCTGCCGAGCGTCGTCGGCGGGCTAGTCGGCGTGCCCGTGATCGCGGTGCCGACCAGCATCGGCTACGGCGCCAGCTTCGGCGGCCTGGCCGCCTTGCTGGCGATGCTCAACTCGTGCGCCGCCGGCATCACGGTGGTGAACATCGACAACGGCTTCGGCGCGGGCGTGGCCGCCAGCCTGATCAACCGGGCGGTCGCCGGGGACAAGTAG
- a CDS encoding UvrD-helicase domain-containing protein, with the protein MMKAIADQAARAAIVAERARNVAVLAGAGTGKTKTIIDRAVELLAPRAQAVPPLAIKRLAAITFTRRAAGELRFRLREQLLRELEQAARTADQRAAWLRDAISNLDAAFIGTIHGFADRLLRLRPVEAKLSPAYALVEDTSELVRETFSRLRRAAEAGNLAAALGAAPLAPALISEAAETLRAAARAGLQMERAENAYGPLPSVEAVLASMIDTRDVDFALPPIPDPGAAAARAAVDRLVQMLAQMRGDSFGHNRLRRLGHALQRLHAMRDPDDGAEAFHIVQQAGRGRSLYKQRDFNNDALGWSIYSAVRPDNHKAGSLAEQLRGPQRWLVIRLVRLFPVLRAMYERVKDEHEVVDYLDLLVKLREVLRTDRSARGFYQGLFDHLFVDEFQDTDPLQCEIVFFLCEDGTDADRWDQARLVSGKLTIVGDPKQSIYRFRRADIVMYDRAAQRLRAGGAFEQRLDTNFRSRPDLIEFFNGQLAKLLGREGDNPVEAGSGRARYEDLAPDPRVAPAGAAVHTLPYAGAGGAALLAGNGRALEAMAVARYVRYLLAAGTSVRDPDSGAGRPLRPGDIAVLACVTTNLRLLLEQFDALAIAYSARGGVLFLSHPLVRQYLLGLRALADADDGVARAALLRTPFFALDGDDLVAGLAGNASAGAAGAASVGCGEAQALIAELRRQRWQRSPGATARDLIERTALGRAVVTGSNGRQILAALYEVAWELERRAALAGVDYDVATALVRTWAEAPVFLDAPEPLGDEAVRVMSIHQAKGLEFPVVILWDGFQTLSDRGGGLWRVERDGAGWALNLGAMAVEQPPGSGLIEREKVFGESERRRMYYVAATRARDLLVLPLPLTKSDRLPYANKALAEGAAQEQLREFARFQPDTVPEWAQGADSTAAAEICADQALQAELDARAAEFRTDLAAAARPVAAPAPMTAAAKLADPPDDAETERARKTGGARFGAQFGIVVHRALELVLSGSQPAPRPAAAVAAAQAHCTEHFDEAVADVERALAALRAAGITATAGWQLCCEYPVYDRQPGRLLGGFIDLLALSAQAAAVIDFKSDQPQAGALASVYPTYAEQLRLYGRALERSGRLQGRRLQLGLLLTASGELRWL; encoded by the coding sequence ATGATGAAGGCGATCGCTGACCAGGCCGCCCGCGCCGCCATCGTCGCCGAACGGGCGCGCAATGTGGCGGTGCTGGCCGGCGCCGGCACGGGCAAGACCAAGACCATCATCGATCGCGCCGTCGAGCTGCTGGCGCCGCGCGCTCAGGCGGTACCGCCGCTTGCGATCAAGCGGCTAGCGGCCATCACCTTCACGCGCCGTGCTGCCGGCGAGCTGCGCTTTCGCTTGCGCGAGCAGCTGCTGCGCGAACTCGAACAGGCAGCCCGTACTGCGGATCAGCGCGCCGCCTGGCTGCGTGATGCCATCTCCAACCTCGACGCCGCCTTCATCGGCACCATTCACGGCTTTGCCGACCGCTTGCTGCGCTTGCGGCCGGTCGAGGCCAAGCTCAGCCCGGCGTATGCCTTGGTCGAAGATACCTCCGAGCTGGTGCGCGAGACCTTCAGCCGGCTGCGCCGGGCGGCAGAGGCCGGCAACCTGGCGGCCGCGCTCGGCGCCGCCCCGCTCGCCCCCGCGTTGATCAGCGAAGCCGCCGAAACCCTGCGCGCCGCCGCGCGCGCCGGCTTGCAAATGGAGCGCGCCGAGAACGCTTACGGGCCGCTGCCCTCGGTCGAGGCCGTGCTGGCGAGCATGATCGACACCCGCGACGTCGATTTCGCCCTGCCCCCGATTCCCGATCCCGGCGCCGCCGCGGCGCGCGCGGCGGTCGATCGCTTGGTCCAGATGCTCGCCCAGATGCGCGGCGACAGCTTCGGCCACAACCGGCTGCGCCGGCTCGGTCACGCCCTGCAACGGCTGCACGCGATGCGTGATCCCGACGATGGCGCCGAAGCCTTCCACATCGTCCAGCAGGCCGGGCGCGGCCGCTCGCTCTACAAGCAGCGTGACTTCAACAACGACGCCCTGGGCTGGTCGATCTACAGCGCCGTGCGCCCGGACAACCACAAGGCCGGCAGCCTGGCGGAGCAGTTGCGCGGCCCGCAGCGCTGGCTGGTGATCCGATTGGTTCGCCTCTTCCCTGTGCTGCGGGCGATGTACGAACGCGTCAAGGACGAGCACGAAGTCGTCGACTACCTCGACTTGTTGGTCAAACTGCGCGAAGTGCTGCGCACCGACCGCAGCGCGCGCGGCTTTTATCAGGGGCTGTTCGATCACCTCTTCGTCGACGAGTTCCAAGATACCGATCCGCTGCAGTGCGAGATCGTTTTCTTTCTCTGCGAAGACGGCACCGACGCCGACCGCTGGGACCAGGCCCGGCTGGTTTCCGGCAAGCTCACGATCGTGGGTGATCCCAAGCAATCGATCTATCGCTTCCGCCGCGCCGACATCGTGATGTACGACCGCGCGGCGCAGCGGCTGCGCGCCGGCGGCGCCTTCGAGCAGCGGCTCGACACCAACTTTCGCAGCCGCCCTGACCTGATCGAGTTCTTCAACGGCCAGTTGGCCAAGCTCCTCGGGCGCGAAGGCGACAACCCGGTCGAGGCCGGCAGCGGGCGCGCACGTTACGAAGACCTCGCACCCGATCCGCGGGTGGCGCCCGCGGGCGCCGCGGTCCATACCCTGCCCTACGCCGGGGCCGGCGGCGCGGCGCTGCTGGCGGGTAACGGCCGCGCGCTCGAAGCCATGGCGGTGGCGCGCTACGTCCGCTACCTGCTCGCCGCCGGCACCAGCGTGCGCGACCCCGACAGCGGAGCCGGGCGGCCGCTGCGCCCCGGTGACATCGCCGTGCTCGCCTGTGTGACCACGAATCTCCGCCTGTTATTGGAGCAGTTCGACGCACTGGCGATCGCATACAGCGCCCGTGGCGGAGTGCTGTTCCTCAGCCATCCCCTGGTCCGCCAGTACCTGCTCGGGCTGCGCGCCCTGGCCGACGCCGACGACGGGGTGGCGCGCGCGGCGCTGCTACGCACGCCGTTCTTTGCGCTCGACGGCGACGACCTAGTGGCCGGCCTCGCCGGCAACGCCAGCGCCGGGGCGGCAGGGGCAGCCAGCGTGGGTTGCGGCGAGGCCCAGGCGCTGATCGCAGAGCTGCGCCGCCAGCGCTGGCAGCGCTCCCCCGGGGCCACCGCCCGCGACCTGATCGAGCGCACCGCGCTTGGCCGCGCGGTCGTCACCGGGAGCAACGGCCGGCAGATCCTGGCGGCGTTGTACGAGGTCGCCTGGGAACTGGAGCGCCGGGCCGCGCTGGCGGGGGTCGATTACGACGTGGCGACTGCGTTGGTGCGCACCTGGGCCGAAGCCCCGGTGTTCCTCGATGCGCCGGAACCGTTGGGCGATGAGGCGGTGCGGGTGATGAGCATTCACCAGGCCAAGGGGCTGGAGTTTCCGGTGGTGATCTTGTGGGACGGGTTTCAGACCCTCAGCGATCGCGGCGGTGGGTTGTGGCGCGTCGAGCGTGACGGCGCCGGCTGGGCGCTCAATCTCGGGGCGATGGCCGTCGAGCAACCGCCGGGCAGCGGGCTGATCGAGCGCGAGAAAGTGTTCGGCGAGTCGGAGCGGCGGCGCATGTACTACGTTGCCGCCACCCGCGCGCGCGATCTGCTGGTGTTGCCGCTGCCACTCACTAAGAGTGATCGGCTGCCCTATGCGAACAAGGCGCTGGCTGAGGGCGCGGCGCAGGAACAGCTCCGCGAGTTCGCCCGCTTCCAGCCCGACACCGTACCCGAGTGGGCGCAAGGAGCCGACAGCACCGCCGCCGCGGAGATTTGCGCCGACCAAGCCTTGCAGGCCGAGCTCGACGCCCGCGCCGCCGAGTTCCGGACCGATCTCGCCGCCGCCGCGCGACCGGTAGCCGCGCCGGCGCCGATGACGGCTGCGGCCAAACTCGCCGATCCGCCAGACGACGCGGAAACCGAGCGTGCGCGCAAGACCGGCGGCGCGCGCTTCGGGGCACAGTTCGGCATCGTCGTGCACCGCGCGCTCGAGCTGGTGCTTTCGGGATCACAGCCGGCGCCGCGCCCGGCAGCGGCCGTGGCCGCCGCCCAGGCGCACTGCACCGAACACTTTGACGAAGCCGTCGCGGACGTCGAACGCGCCCTCGCCGCGCTGCGCGCCGCCGGCATCACTGCCACGGCCGGCTGGCAGCTGTGCTGCGAATACCCGGTCTACGACCGCCAGCCCGGCCGGCTGCTCGGCGGCTTCATTGATCTGCTGGCGCTCTCGGCGCAGGCCGCCGCCGTCATCGACTTCAAGTCCGACCAGCCGCAAGCCGGCGCGCTAGCGAGCGTGTATCCGACTTACGCCGAACAGCTGCGGCTGTACGGGCGCGCGCTCGAGCGTAGCGGCCGTTTGCAGGGGCGGCGATTGCAGTTGGGACTACTGCTCACCGCCAGTGGAGAGCTGCGCTGGCTGTAG
- a CDS encoding PD-(D/E)XK nuclease family protein, translating to MAAAVDWFAAWLPASTDDITSAATVLCSSARAHALRRALAHERQETGRLAGVRFLEAAALARELLARSGQVREPGWEMVRRLRIHQCFDSGALRDRLRYFDANQLRSGRGYADAFARVIADLDSSGLSAAMTEQAARDLSATDALSARRLHDVAAVWAAADLDLAARRSTARLLVEAATVVRAAPLLAAPFGRVAAFVTSSPTATLLQFLSALPACSVLFLDARPLRAGTQRWRQLITSTPAISTGTALLPRAATRPGPQTPRSSSRGAPGPQQLALPLGEVERLSVNELALVRQFAFAPAELVANPDRPRSNGPDGSVDLEEYPAIEDEVEAAALWVGEQIALGTPLESIAVIVPALDPHARLLLDRLARLGTAAPQTASAEGEAQARNLWSSDTVPAYVAGGVPLRDTAAGLRLSALLHALLAGLETEAMIPVVRALRRSDDEPRRLSPSRVAEIVYGAGIVGGSPGDAAGALEWLPRLQRRRACLQRLLAELPATPTGEAEKRQHLYTRRESERWLAEVEPLLPALAALQQLAAMAIDGTGLRRLWPATQEFFTTHLRVPPQPEDCLAILSEAVAPVLADAVADAVCGFAALAYLLEALRSTRVPYGRFGEARLFIGTAAAAAGIAFRATRILGLAEGIVPRTPHDDPIVPNEVRMLLEEQLRREHPQVVIPRLEDSVLEDVHAFVRVVSGTSQRLALSVARQWVDRSEREVSGMMLEIAAALARRPQSPSDGDVPNAARLRADYFSPGRGARRTYAARAAQARALLSCAPHSTGSAWRVPAGWCTGAATRLDRTRALAAADNGALSITAATWSALPVPGLSAARPISASALTTLLQCPHRFLLQYVLHLDQPARRPSTDTIAADAYGSLFHATAEAFFRAHGAAVCAREGSLEHWRDRAREIASEKFAAWGDEYPLRGHDAVAREEQRLRQQLALLAEIEWRMPRRTFGDTEMPFGDPEPIPLALPGGALYVTGQIDRVDRLPDSTWSVRDLKTGRLHDLIEEPLNPTRDLQIGLYTLVMDRHSPPMRVSHAAYVHPQAGHEPERAFEHSLLKQLRVQTGEWLGVARGLLAAGVFPRTTQVSDCSYCPLRSACGDGAPGRGAAELLAAPLSPELAAFIQLRQQGPDDEGDR from the coding sequence GTGGCAGCAGCGGTTGACTGGTTCGCCGCCTGGCTGCCGGCCAGCACTGACGATATCACCAGTGCTGCAACCGTGTTGTGCTCGTCGGCGCGGGCTCACGCCCTGCGCCGGGCGCTGGCGCACGAACGCCAAGAGACCGGGCGGCTGGCCGGCGTACGCTTTCTCGAAGCTGCCGCGTTGGCGCGCGAGCTGCTGGCGCGCTCCGGCCAGGTGCGCGAGCCGGGCTGGGAGATGGTCCGCCGGCTACGCATCCATCAGTGCTTCGACTCCGGTGCCCTGCGCGACCGGCTCCGATACTTCGACGCGAACCAGCTGCGCTCGGGCCGCGGCTACGCGGACGCCTTCGCGCGCGTGATTGCTGACCTCGACAGCAGCGGGCTGAGCGCGGCAATGACGGAGCAGGCGGCGCGCGACTTGAGCGCAACCGACGCCCTGAGCGCGCGCCGCTTGCACGACGTTGCCGCGGTCTGGGCGGCAGCGGACCTCGATCTTGCCGCCCGCCGCAGCACCGCGCGCTTGCTGGTAGAAGCCGCGACGGTGGTGCGCGCAGCGCCGCTGCTGGCGGCGCCATTCGGGCGGGTGGCTGCCTTCGTCACCTCGTCGCCGACGGCGACATTGCTCCAATTCCTCTCCGCCTTGCCCGCATGCTCCGTGCTCTTTCTCGATGCGCGCCCGCTGCGAGCCGGTACGCAGCGCTGGCGCCAGCTGATCACCAGCACGCCAGCAATCAGCACGGGCACGGCACTCTTGCCGCGAGCCGCTACTCGACCCGGGCCGCAAACGCCGCGAAGTTCCTCGCGCGGCGCGCCCGGCCCGCAGCAGCTGGCGTTGCCGCTCGGCGAGGTCGAGCGATTGTCGGTCAACGAACTCGCGCTGGTGCGCCAGTTCGCATTCGCGCCGGCCGAATTGGTGGCCAACCCCGATCGCCCGCGCTCAAACGGACCCGACGGCTCGGTCGATCTGGAGGAGTACCCCGCTATCGAAGACGAGGTCGAGGCCGCAGCGCTCTGGGTCGGCGAGCAAATCGCCCTCGGCACACCGCTGGAGTCGATCGCCGTAATCGTCCCGGCGCTCGATCCGCACGCGCGGCTCCTGCTCGACCGTCTGGCACGCCTCGGCACCGCAGCGCCGCAGACCGCCAGTGCAGAGGGCGAAGCGCAAGCTCGCAACTTGTGGAGTTCAGACACCGTGCCGGCCTATGTCGCCGGCGGCGTGCCGCTGCGGGACACGGCCGCGGGCCTGCGCCTGAGTGCCCTACTGCACGCCCTGCTTGCCGGCCTCGAAACCGAAGCCATGATCCCGGTGGTGCGGGCGCTACGGCGCAGCGATGACGAGCCCCGGCGGCTGAGCCCGTCGCGGGTGGCGGAGATCGTGTACGGTGCGGGCATCGTCGGCGGCAGCCCGGGCGACGCGGCGGGCGCGCTCGAATGGTTGCCGCGGTTACAGCGACGGCGCGCCTGCTTGCAGCGGCTGCTGGCGGAGCTACCGGCCACACCTACGGGCGAAGCGGAAAAACGCCAACACCTGTACACGCGGCGCGAGAGTGAACGCTGGCTGGCCGAGGTCGAGCCGCTGTTGCCGGCACTGGCGGCGCTGCAGCAACTGGCGGCCATGGCCATCGACGGCACCGGGCTGCGCCGGCTGTGGCCGGCTACGCAGGAGTTCTTCACCACCCACCTGCGCGTGCCCCCCCAGCCGGAAGACTGCCTGGCCATACTCAGCGAAGCCGTAGCCCCGGTGCTGGCCGACGCAGTCGCCGACGCCGTGTGTGGTTTCGCCGCCCTCGCCTATCTGCTCGAGGCGCTGCGCAGCACGCGCGTACCCTACGGCCGCTTCGGCGAGGCGCGCCTGTTCATCGGCACCGCCGCGGCCGCCGCCGGCATCGCCTTTCGCGCCACTCGCATCCTCGGGCTGGCCGAAGGCATCGTGCCGCGCACCCCGCACGACGATCCGATCGTGCCGAACGAGGTCCGGATGCTGCTGGAGGAGCAGCTCCGGCGCGAACATCCACAAGTGGTGATTCCGCGCTTGGAGGACAGCGTACTCGAAGACGTGCATGCATTCGTGCGCGTAGTCAGCGGCACCAGCCAACGGCTGGCGCTGTCGGTTGCCCGCCAATGGGTGGACCGCAGCGAGCGCGAGGTTTCGGGAATGATGCTGGAAATCGCCGCTGCGCTGGCGCGTCGCCCGCAGTCGCCCAGCGACGGCGATGTCCCCAACGCCGCCCGCCTGCGGGCGGACTACTTCAGCCCCGGGCGCGGCGCGCGCCGTACCTACGCCGCCCGCGCCGCGCAGGCGCGGGCCCTGCTCAGCTGCGCGCCGCACTCGACCGGCAGCGCTTGGCGCGTACCCGCGGGCTGGTGCACCGGCGCGGCCACCCGCCTGGATCGCACGCGCGCGCTGGCCGCCGCCGACAACGGCGCGCTTAGCATCACGGCCGCAACCTGGTCGGCCCTGCCGGTTCCCGGCCTCAGCGCCGCGCGTCCGATCTCCGCTTCGGCATTGACCACCTTGTTACAGTGCCCGCACCGCTTTCTCTTGCAGTACGTTCTCCACCTCGATCAGCCGGCGCGCCGGCCGTCGACCGACACGATCGCGGCCGACGCCTATGGTTCGTTGTTTCACGCCACCGCTGAGGCCTTCTTCCGCGCCCACGGTGCAGCCGTATGCGCGCGCGAAGGCAGCCTCGAGCACTGGCGCGACCGCGCGAGGGAAATCGCGAGCGAGAAGTTCGCCGCCTGGGGCGATGAGTACCCGTTGCGCGGTCACGACGCCGTCGCGCGCGAAGAACAGCGCCTGCGGCAGCAGCTCGCGTTGCTGGCCGAGATCGAATGGCGCATGCCGCGGCGGACGTTCGGCGACACCGAAATGCCCTTTGGCGACCCGGAGCCGATCCCGCTCGCGCTGCCGGGGGGGGCGCTCTATGTCACCGGCCAGATCGATCGGGTGGACCGTCTGCCCGACTCGACCTGGTCGGTGCGTGATCTCAAGACCGGCCGGCTGCACGACCTCATCGAAGAACCACTCAACCCCACTCGCGATCTGCAGATCGGCCTGTACACCCTGGTGATGGACAGGCATTCGCCCCCGATGCGTGTGAGCCACGCGGCCTACGTTCACCCTCAGGCCGGACACGAGCCCGAACGCGCCTTCGAGCATTCGCTGCTCAAGCAGCTGCGGGTGCAGACCGGGGAGTGGCTCGGCGTCGCCCGCGGGCTACTTGCAGCCGGGGTGTTTCCGCGGACGACACAGGTGTCCGATTGCAGCTACTGTCCGCTGCGCTCGGCCTGCGGCGACGGCGCACCCGGGCGTGGCGCCGCCGAGCTGCTGGCGGCGCCGCTCTCGCCCGAGCTGGCGGCGTTCATTCAACTGCGGCAGCAGGGGCCGGATGATGAAGGCGATCGCTGA
- a CDS encoding isoprenylcysteine carboxylmethyltransferase family protein, whose product MANRGIRPSTTRSTAALWAKSLLNACLFFLLFMVALPWAAHWLLPAAIALPGWLRAGGGGLFFFGGVVVWAVCLDLFSRRGRGTPFPLDAPRLLVTSGPFAWVRNPIMAAELSVIWGEALYVAGVGLALYAALCTLAAHLGVVLIEEPELRARFGESYDAYCRRVPRWLPRLRGRI is encoded by the coding sequence GTGGCTAACCGAGGCATTCGCCCGAGTACCACCCGCAGCACGGCGGCCTTGTGGGCTAAGTCGCTGCTCAACGCCTGCCTGTTCTTTCTGCTCTTCATGGTCGCCTTACCGTGGGCGGCGCACTGGTTGTTGCCGGCCGCGATCGCTTTGCCGGGCTGGCTCAGGGCCGGTGGCGGCGGTCTGTTCTTCTTTGGCGGCGTGGTGGTCTGGGCGGTATGCTTGGATCTCTTCAGCCGGCGCGGGCGCGGCACGCCGTTTCCACTCGATGCACCGCGCCTGCTGGTTACCAGCGGGCCGTTCGCCTGGGTGCGCAATCCCATCATGGCTGCCGAGCTGTCGGTCATCTGGGGCGAAGCGTTGTACGTTGCCGGCGTGGGGTTAGCACTCTACGCCGCGCTGTGCACGCTGGCTGCTCACTTGGGCGTGGTGTTGATCGAAGAGCCGGAGTTGCGCGCGCGTTTCGGCGAATCGTACGACGCCTACTGCCGGCGTGTACCGCGCTGGTTGCCGCGACTACGGGGGAGAATATGA
- a CDS encoding c-type cytochrome, whose amino-acid sequence MRAVLVALLLLAPAVLVRPGLAQDVEPQPNSGEQELGRVAREAKEKIFTGDAEMGWELFREKNCMRCHAVWGEGGEVGPDLGRTRAFGHVTAGQLAATMWNHVPRMWEKMEEGGIRLIPISPEEMSHLFAFLLFIRYADEPGDPVEGKSLLAKHKCDTCHSIDAQGGTVGPDLAKWTRFVNPVVWAQKMWKHATEMKERMASMGIAWPQFSGQDLNNIVAYIRSRTAGEAKEYIEPGSAARGEKLFEARGCGSCHTMGGAPGVGPDLLRTELANSLSGIATRMWNHAPKMQQEIRRRNLTAVDLTAQEMADITTYLLTRRYFLSEGDPDAGRKVFFSKQCVMCHAIHDTAGGRTGPNLGPIKGNASPILMAHVMWRYGPAMLSQMAERGVRWPHLDGQEMADLIAFINRESLRKTPP is encoded by the coding sequence ATGAGAGCGGTCCTCGTCGCCCTTCTCCTCCTTGCACCGGCGGTCCTGGTGAGGCCAGGGTTGGCCCAGGATGTGGAGCCGCAACCCAACTCGGGCGAGCAGGAATTGGGTCGGGTCGCCCGCGAGGCCAAAGAGAAGATCTTCACCGGCGACGCGGAGATGGGCTGGGAGCTGTTCCGCGAGAAGAACTGCATGCGCTGTCATGCTGTGTGGGGCGAGGGTGGGGAGGTCGGACCGGATCTAGGGCGAACCCGGGCTTTCGGGCACGTTACCGCCGGCCAGCTCGCGGCGACGATGTGGAACCACGTGCCGCGCATGTGGGAGAAGATGGAGGAAGGCGGGATCCGGCTGATCCCCATCTCGCCCGAGGAGATGAGCCACTTGTTCGCCTTCCTGCTGTTCATTCGGTACGCCGACGAGCCGGGCGACCCGGTTGAGGGCAAGAGCCTCTTGGCCAAGCACAAGTGCGATACCTGCCATTCCATCGACGCGCAGGGCGGAACAGTCGGGCCCGATCTCGCCAAGTGGACCCGCTTCGTCAACCCGGTCGTGTGGGCACAAAAGATGTGGAAACATGCCACCGAGATGAAGGAGAGGATGGCATCCATGGGGATCGCTTGGCCGCAGTTCAGCGGCCAAGACTTGAATAACATCGTCGCCTATATTCGCTCCCGGACGGCGGGCGAGGCGAAGGAGTACATCGAGCCTGGCTCCGCGGCGCGGGGGGAGAAGCTGTTCGAAGCGCGCGGTTGCGGCTCCTGCCACACGATGGGCGGCGCGCCGGGAGTCGGGCCCGACTTGCTGAGAACCGAGCTGGCAAACAGCTTGTCGGGTATTGCCACGCGGATGTGGAATCACGCCCCGAAGATGCAGCAAGAGATTCGCAGGCGGAATCTGACCGCCGTGGACCTCACGGCGCAGGAGATGGCGGACATCACGACTTACTTGCTGACTCGACGGTATTTCCTCAGCGAGGGCGACCCGGACGCGGGGCGCAAGGTGTTCTTCTCAAAGCAGTGCGTGATGTGCCACGCCATTCACGATACCGCGGGCGGCCGCACTGGGCCGAACCTGGGTCCGATCAAGGGGAACGCGTCACCCATTCTCATGGCCCATGTCATGTGGCGGTACGGGCCGGCCATGCTCAGTCAAATGGCCGAGCGCGGAGTTCGGTGGCCGCACTTGGACGGACAGGAAATGGCCGACCTGATCGCGTTCATTAACCGCGAGAGCTTGCGTAAGACGCCCCCATAG